A single window of Colletes latitarsis isolate SP2378_abdomen chromosome 6, iyColLati1, whole genome shotgun sequence DNA harbors:
- the Man1 gene encoding LEM domain-containing inner nuclear membrane protein MAN1 — translation MSVDTLCDSELRSKLMEYGYPVGPVTHTTRKILVKKLKNLMETRGGTGSRHSLAARYSSEDTDDDTSSTTSKKKKAAINARRQTLANPMPPPPTVLASSDTSISKNSVKDKTSHSEFKDPVVPDYDGPSSFTNRTLTKTMQKKYVKINKTINMNDGLETGSDSDVVEETSRSYSPSKYLSSIGKSHDTRTYERDIPDQEQISKPYDSKSRSVHTIKDNKHNESPFDLSISPIQSMKDDACTKDNFNQRDVLANYETPFLSEFTRRLSSRSSINLPSTSLSSLKSSSSRHSSNTPELKEKDSNGHFSSLRSLYLSSPRHLTSSIDRPRETNRTFKPSTTSREDMCNNQNMVSIILIVVLALFFGILGIIYMGLRGKTETFPSLSTDSNIPLCFLGANLEAPGVNCVMKENVDSVLQLLKRLQPILTKKAVSMICDNSSETPYLTDSEIMQMFTNNKVRSLEVKEDLQNAQLLVIKNPKWGISLVDISDDNGTPGEVLDSLDKLFSTRLNGKVGMVIMDPELPMQCLIKNKLFTIFSSLLIVSLGLLAVIGIQKLFVWYIKYKKSTEGEVFKLVSEIINMVEMHHQNAGVATPGGMQESFLAINHVRDNLIPPRDRKKMAGLWEKAVKFLDENESRIRREVQQVAGEEFHVWRWLPNNSLNKSNTQNFVLNKKSKVWQGQAFETMEGSVNSLTCSPTPCLKIRHMFDADVEIEDDWETKVQDAILEKCGEGVKILHIRVDRGSREGCVYMKCMSQEDAGKAYRALHGCWFDGHLVTVKYLRLERYHERFPDARRCTIPLKPSNNQRLSMQADY, via the exons ATGTCGGTGGATACTCTGTGTGATTCGGAATTGCGTAGTAAATTGATGGAATATGGATATCCAGTGGGCCCTGTGACACATACTACCAGAAAAATTCTTGTAAAAAAGCTGAAAAATTTGATGGAAACCCGTGGCGGTACAGGGTCACGACATTCTTTGGCTGCAAG ATATAGTAGCGAGGACACGGATGATGATACAAGTTCGACGACTAGTAAAAAGAAAAAGGCAGCCATAAATGCTAGACGACAAACTTTGGCTAATCCAATGCCTCCACCACCTACAGTTCTGGCATCTTCGGATACAAGCATATCAAAAAATTCAGTTAAAGACAAAACTTCTCACTCTGAATTTAAGGATCCTGTAGTGCCTGATTACGACGGTCCTTCGTCTTTCACAAATCGTACATTGACAaaaacaatgcagaaaaaatacgtgaaaattaataaaacgaTAAATATGAACGACGGTTTAGAGACTGGTTCAGATTCGGATGTTGTCGAAGAAACAAGCAGAAGTTACTCTCCATCTAAATATCTGTCCAGCATCGGGAAATCTCACGATACTAGAACGTACGAACGTGATATACCCGATCAAGAACAAATTTCAAAACCATACGATTCAAAGTCAAGATCTGTTCATACGATAAAAGACAACAAACACAATGAATCCCCTTTCGATTTGAGTATTTCtccgatacagtccatgaaagatGATGCCTGTACAAAGGACAACTTTAATCAAAGAGACGTTTTGGCAAATTATGAAACTCCGTTTTTATCAGAATTTACCAGGAGACTTAGTTCACGGTCGTCTATAAATTTACCGTCTACCTCTTTATCTAGTTTAAAAA GTTCGTCTTCGCGCCATTCATCAAATACGCCAGAATTAAAAGAGAAAGATTCAAACGGCCACTTTTCGTCTTTAAGATCAttgtatttatcaagtccaag GCATTTAACATCGTCGATTGATAGACCTCGAGAAACAAATAGAACATTTAAGCCGTCAACTACGAGTAGAGAAGATATGTGCAACAACCAGAACATGGTGTCCATAATTTTGATAGTGGTACTTGCCTTATTTTTTGGAATTCTTGGTATTATATACATGGGACTCCGTGGAAAAACAGAAACTTTTCCATCGCTTTCAACGG ATAGCAACATACCACTATGCTTTCTCGGAGCCAACCTTGAAGCACCTGGAGTTAATTGCGTAATGAAAGAAAATGTAGATTCCGTGCTGCAACTGTTAAAGCGGCTTCAACCGATTTTAACGAAAAAGGCCGTGTCTATGATATGTGACAATTCCAGCGAAACTCCTTACCTGACTGATTCTGAAATCATGCAAATGTTCACGAATAATAAAGTG aGAAGCTTGGAAGTGAAGGAGGATTTGCAAAATGCACAGTTACTCGTCATAAAGAATCCCAAGTGGGGTATTTCTCTCGTAGATATAAGCGATGATAATGGAACGCCCGGCGAAGTATTGGATTCCTTG GATAAACTATTTTCCACCCGTTTGaatggaaaagttggaatggtgatCATGGACCCGGAATTGCCGATGCAATGTCTTATTAAAAACAAGCTTTTCACCATATTCTCCTCTCTTCTAATTGTGTCACTTG GCCTCCTAGCAGTTATAGGAATCCAGAAATTGTTCGTTTGGTATATAAAGTACAAGAAAAGCACAGAGGGAGAAGTGTTTAAACTCGTTAGCGAGATTATTAACATGGTTGAAATGCATCATCAAAATGCTGGTGTAGCAACGCCTGGCGGTATGCAAGAAAGCTTTCTTGCTATAAATCATGTACGTGACAATTTAATACCGCCGAGAGATCGTAAAAAGATGGCTGGACTGTGGGAGAAGGCTGTCAAGTTTTTAGATGAAAACGAATCTAG AATTCGAAGGGAGGTACAACAGGTCGCGGGTGAAGAATTTCATGTATGGCGCTGGTTGCCTAACAACAGCCTGAACAAATCGAACACGCAAAATTTTGTTCTGAACAAAAAGTCTAAAGTGTGGCAAGGCCAAGCGTTCGAAACAATGGAGGGTTCGGTCAATAGTCTGACCTGCTCGCCAACGCCATGTTTAAAGATAAGGCATATGTTCGATGCTGATGT AGAAATTGAGGACGATTGGGAGACGAAGGTTCAGGATGCTATCCTAGAGAAATGCGGAGAAGGTGTGAAGATACTCCATATCCGTGTAGATCGTGGTAGCCGTGAAGGTTGCGTTTATATGAAGTGTATGTCGCAAGAAGACGCAGGGAAAGCTTACAGGGCTTTACATGGATGTTGGTTTGATG GTCACTTAGTAACCGTGAAGTACCTGAGATTGGAAAGATATCATGAAAGATTTCCAGACGCACGACGCTGTACAATACCTTTGAAACCAAGTAATAATCAACGATTATCTATGCAGGCGGACTATTAG
- the LOC143342645 gene encoding mitochondrial-processing peptidase subunit beta, with translation MTTGLDICSNVENSIETCTLINGMRLVCEYRSSYTTTLGCFVPTGAMHEMPEERGSSLFLEHLLFRRTRNRNQDQLEKALEEIGGRVSAIAMRHMFLFYGTVPSSEVNKLVQFFADIILNGTICNQDVEREKIVILNELFKMESDKEQVIMDYLPSIAYHGTALGNSIYPKTDEIKKFCTENLIEFRDRLFNTSFITLVCSGSVCLKKLEEIVSKHFVRETGDSNDSLSEHSNEMQSCTELLEYRFSGAELRLRNDDDELGYVAVGVEGPSYEDTEAHFALTIAKEIVGSWSKKSSGANHNAPYIAHCAFNTDLCYMYKSFFHEWAQTTSIWGCYFVCEKLSLEDMIHVVQQEWMRLCTTITQKEVSRAINQCKRKELMLLGNPQSCFFDIVKNVFRYGYYVPIQQRIIEYEKITADIIRNVSQSYIYDQSPAIIALGRIENLPDYCNIRSAMYLIRY, from the exons ATGACTACAGGCTTAGATATATGTTCAAATGTGGAGAATTCGATAGAAACTTGTACTCTAATCAACGGTATGCGTCTTGTATGTGAATATAGAAGTTCTTACACAACTACGTTAGGATGCTTCGTTCCAACAGGTGCAATGCACGAAATGCCCGAAGAACGTGGCAGCTCATTGTTCTTGGAACATTTACTTTTCAGG AGAACAAGAAACAGAAATCAAGATCAACTAGAAAAAGCGTTGGAAGAAATTGGTGGAAGGGTTAGTGCTATTGCTATGAGACACATGTTTCTCTTTTATGGAACTGTACCATCATCCGAAGTAAATAAGCTCGTACAATTTTTCGCGGATATAATATTAAATGGTACTATAT GTAATCAAGATGTTGAAAGAGAAAAGATCGTAATTTTAAACGAACTTTTTAAAATGGAATCAGATAAAGAACAAGTTATAATGGATTATTTACCTAGCATCGCATACCACGGTACCGCACTTGGAAATAGTATATATCCTAAAACTGACGAAATAAA AAAATTTTGTACAGAAAATCTAATCGAATTTCGAGATCGTTTGTTCAATACATCTTTTATAACACTGGTCTGCAGTGGATCCGtttgtctaaaaaaattagaagAAATTGTTTCCAAGCATTTTGTTCGCGAAACAGGAGATAGTAACGATTCGTTGTCAGAACATTCTAACGAGATGCAATCTTGTACGGAACTGCTCGAGTATAGATTCTCAG GTGCGGAATTACGATTAAGAAATGACGATGACGAATTAGGGTATGTAGCAGTAGGAGTCGAAGGACCAAGTTACGAAGACACTGAAGCTCATTTTGCACTTACTATAGCTAAAGAAATTGTAGGTTCCTGGAGTAAGAAATCTA GTGGAGCAAATCATAATGCACCATATATTGCACACTGTGCATTCAATACAGATTTGTGTTATATGTATAAATCATTCTTTCACGAGTGGGCACAGACTACCAGTATTTGGGGATGTTACTTCGTTTGCGAGAAATTAAGTCTCGAG GATATGATTCATGTGGTGCAACAAGAGTGGATGAGATTGTGCACAACGATAACTCAAAAAGAAGTATCACGCGCTATAAATCAATGTAAAAGAAAAGAATTAATGTTATTAGGCAATCCACAAAGTTGTTTTTTTGATATTGTTAAGAATGTCTTTAGGTATGGATATTATGTACCCATTCAGCAAAGAATCATAGAGTACGAG AAAATAACAGCAGATATAATAAGAAATGTTTCACAGAGCTACATTTATGATCAAAGTCCAGCAATTATAGCTCTTGGTCGTATTGAAAATTTGCCAGATTACTGTAACATCAGAAGTGCAATGTATTTAATACGATATTGA
- the LOC143342644 gene encoding uncharacterized protein LOC143342644, with translation MKMKRSRSLSPKPSNSEDDMKRIKLGENAEINDIILHPHLLDFSDDVLLNIFKYLSPQDLMAVSLCCQRLGQVAQDKTLWRKVDFRVSPISSNDLKNYVKFLHPMTTSLAIRGCLHSEVESGLSPYLFNSIKNVCTQLKELIIEEYYINGNKIQITDFPCTTEKLSLEGCKMGYLRSDKSYFFKMNFHMPNLTCLILSDCSWFSPHSLLVISKMPKLKELRLNSCHRLGECVAYTSLATRFGFKTLEILDLRDTALGDSEVGCFICTKTLTHLYLECPSHNGESANQEPQSLTRESLINPPVYEDGHLAEFWVEIGLRWETSSLGRHKITDRTICALGSETCDRRIINTSLEGPIIVEEDRRVFNTPHLKTLVVRNYPHVTNSSLEHLALNASSLEYLDVTGTSVTRQGVETFKSQKANVKIVSSFNET, from the exons atgaaaatgaaacgcagcAGATCTTTGTCCCCAAAACCTTCAAACAGCGAAGATGATATGAAACGCATAAAACTTGGAGAAAATGCagaaataaatgatataatattGCATCCGCATCTGTTAGATTTTTCAGACGATGTTTTGCTAAATATATTCAAATATTTGAGTCCTCAGGATCTgatggcagtaagctt GTGTTGCCAACGATTAGGTCAAGTAGCACAGGATAAAACTTTATGGAGAAAAGTAGATTTCCGTGTGTCGCCTATATCATCGAATGACTTAAAGAACTATGTAAAATTCCTTCATCCAATGACAACAAGTCTTGCTATTCGTGGCTGTTTGCATTCCGAAGTAGAATCAGGACTTAGTCCTTACTTGTTCAATTCAATTAAAAATGTATGCACTCAACTTAAAGAGTTAATTATCGAAGAATATTATATTAATGGAAATAAG ATTCAAATAACAGATTTTCCTTGTACTACTGAAAAACTTTCGTTGGAGGGCTGTAAAATGGGTTATTTGCGTAGTGATAAGtcatattttttcaaaatgaatttCCACATGCCTAATCTAACA TGCTTGATTTTAAGCGATTGTTCGTGGTTTAGTCCACATTCACTGCTGGTTATCAGTAAAATGCCAAAATTAAAAGAATTGAGATTAAATTCGTGTCATCGTTTGGGTGAATGCGTCGCTTACACAAGTTTAGCAACAAGATTTGGATTCAAAACGTTGGAG ATTCTCGATTTGCGAGATACGGCACTCGGCGACAGTGAAGTTGGAtgttttatttgtaccaaaactTTGACACACCTCTATCTAGAATGCCCTTCACACAATGGGGAATCGGCAAATCAAGAGCCGCAATCTCTGACCAGGGAATCGTTGATAAATCCACCTGTATATGAAGATGGTCATCTTGCAGAG TTTTGGGTCGAAATTGGACTTCGTTGGGAAACTTCCTCGCTCGGACGTCACAAAATAACAGACAGAACAATTTGTGCCCTTGGAAGCGAAACATGCGACCGCAGAATAATCAATACTTCGTTAGAAGGACCTATAATCGTTGAAGAAGACAGACGAGTATTTAACACTCCGCACTTGAAAACATTGGTTGTTAG AAATTATCCGCATGTTACGAATTCGAGTCTCGAACATTTAGCTTTAAACGCTTCCAGTCTTGAATATCTTGACGTGACCGGTACTTCTGTGACAAGGCAAGGCGTCGAAACTTTCAAGAGCCAGAAAGCAAATGTTAAGATAGTCTCTTCGTTTAACGAGACATAG
- the LOC143343073 gene encoding uncharacterized protein LOC143343073 isoform X1 encodes MNETRHHLHSVSDLYAADEIEVLLLEEIRDLELPPSAYSRPEDIQDFEIAGSRTGGQISSQPLELDSPGVHSWDSHANYHGHYGHGSSFKPLAWPRASHLVLYCDIQGHLKTAIGVVRLLLLISSAACLATLCSSGTAKVSLFMLPLVGRLRFMIFVAVFCFLVTALLLFLDISHVVYIFPLNWAKLNAWVFTGIGLSYALSSALLAWSIWEYHSGGWVPKRTRSQLSAAAALGLSCAILAFLLSWIHGRSGSSCRSPDSRSHTPTQLYKPVDNSSSSGVTLKERSPKRPTSWVVKNQQSKKQNADSDTNTNNGHHDNDNHAKYKQGVNRKDHWASARQHFLPSEETEDAQRDDMDIERRRRRRRRDGDTSSTGDENLISTKTDSGHVTDDNKTRRVPRKLPLQSVDQSRPWLSTENRGMQVRNKSSQMPVNSNAQGYCGVNESSSMQVTQNGFHWEMECTSSNSIEKAEISMARTAMWSSQWQPPPDDVQPCSSKTIDPYSFA; translated from the exons ATGAACGAGACTCGGCATCATCTCCACTCGGTCTCGGACTTATATGCAGCCGACGAGATAGAGGTGCTTCTCTTAGAAGAGATTCGTGACCTGGAACTACCACCTTCTGCGTATTCTAGACCTGAAGATATTCAGGATTTCGAAATCG CAGGCAGTAGGACAGGGGGGCAAATTAGCTCCCAACCTTTGGAGCTGGATTCACCAGGGGTCCATTCATGGGATTCTCATGCTAATTATCATGGTCATTATGGCCATGGCTCTTCCTTTAAACCCTTGGCTTGGCCGCGAGCAAGCCACTTGGTTCTTTATTGCGATATACAGGGACATCTTAAAACAGCTATTGGAGTTGTTAGACTCTTGTTACTT ATATCATCCGCAGCGTGTTTGGCAACATTATGCAGCTCCGGCACTGCCAAGGTCAGCTTATTTATGTTGCCTTTAGTCGGCCGGCTGCGTTTCATGATCTTTGTAGCCGTTTTCTGTTTTTTGGTCACTGCGTTGCTCCTCTTCCTTGATATTTCGCACGTTGTCTATATCTTTCCTCTGAATTGGGCTAAATTG AATGCTTGGGTATTCACTGGTATAGGCTTATCTTATGCCTTGAGTAGCGCGTTATTAGCATGGTCTATATGGGAATACCACAGTGGAGGCTGGGTGCCAAAACGTACTCGTTCTCAGTTGTCCGCTGCCGCAGCACTCGGTCTGTCGTGTGCTATTTTAGCATTCTTACTTTCATGGATACACGGTCGCAGCGGCTCTAGTTGTAGGAGTCCAGACAGTCGTAGTCATACGCCGACGCAACTTTATAAACCTGTTGATAATTCTTCCTCTTCTGGA GTCACCCTCAAAGAGCGTAGCCCGAAGAGGCCTACTTCGTGGGTTGTGAAAAATCAACAGTCGAAGAAACAAAATGCGGACAGTGATACGAATACAAACAACGGTCATCATGATAACGATAATCATGCAAAGTATAAACAAGGTGTTAATAGAAAAGATCATTGGGCTTCTGCAAGGCAACATTTTTTACCTTCCGAGGAAACCGAGGATGCTCAAAGAGATGACATGGACATTGAAAGGAGAAGAAGAAGACGAAGAAGAGACGGTGATACCAGTTCAACGGGCGATGAGAATTTAATAAGTACCAAAACTGATAGTGGTCACGTCACGGACGATAATAAAACTAGACGGGTACCGCGAAAACTGCCTCTGCAATCGGTAGATCAATCTCGGCCTTGGCTCAGTACCGAAAACAGAGGCATGCAAGTTAGAAATAAAAGTTCTCAAATGCCAGTGAACAGTAACGCACAGGGCTATTGTGGCGTGAACGAATCCAGTTCGATGCAAGTGACTCAAAATGGTTTTCACTGGGAGATGGAGTGTACGTCCAGCAACAGTATCGAAAAGGCGGAGATTTCTATGGCACGCACTGCCATGTGGTCTAGCCAATGGCAACCGCCGCCCGACGACGTTCAACCTTGTTCTAGCAAAACCATTGATCCTTACAGCTTTGCCTGA
- the LOC143343073 gene encoding uncharacterized protein LOC143343073 isoform X2, translating to MNETRHHLHSVSDLYAADEIEVLLLEEIRDLELPPSAYSRPEDIQDFEIGSRTGGQISSQPLELDSPGVHSWDSHANYHGHYGHGSSFKPLAWPRASHLVLYCDIQGHLKTAIGVVRLLLLISSAACLATLCSSGTAKVSLFMLPLVGRLRFMIFVAVFCFLVTALLLFLDISHVVYIFPLNWAKLNAWVFTGIGLSYALSSALLAWSIWEYHSGGWVPKRTRSQLSAAAALGLSCAILAFLLSWIHGRSGSSCRSPDSRSHTPTQLYKPVDNSSSSGVTLKERSPKRPTSWVVKNQQSKKQNADSDTNTNNGHHDNDNHAKYKQGVNRKDHWASARQHFLPSEETEDAQRDDMDIERRRRRRRRDGDTSSTGDENLISTKTDSGHVTDDNKTRRVPRKLPLQSVDQSRPWLSTENRGMQVRNKSSQMPVNSNAQGYCGVNESSSMQVTQNGFHWEMECTSSNSIEKAEISMARTAMWSSQWQPPPDDVQPCSSKTIDPYSFA from the exons ATGAACGAGACTCGGCATCATCTCCACTCGGTCTCGGACTTATATGCAGCCGACGAGATAGAGGTGCTTCTCTTAGAAGAGATTCGTGACCTGGAACTACCACCTTCTGCGTATTCTAGACCTGAAGATATTCAGGATTTCGAAATCG GCAGTAGGACAGGGGGGCAAATTAGCTCCCAACCTTTGGAGCTGGATTCACCAGGGGTCCATTCATGGGATTCTCATGCTAATTATCATGGTCATTATGGCCATGGCTCTTCCTTTAAACCCTTGGCTTGGCCGCGAGCAAGCCACTTGGTTCTTTATTGCGATATACAGGGACATCTTAAAACAGCTATTGGAGTTGTTAGACTCTTGTTACTT ATATCATCCGCAGCGTGTTTGGCAACATTATGCAGCTCCGGCACTGCCAAGGTCAGCTTATTTATGTTGCCTTTAGTCGGCCGGCTGCGTTTCATGATCTTTGTAGCCGTTTTCTGTTTTTTGGTCACTGCGTTGCTCCTCTTCCTTGATATTTCGCACGTTGTCTATATCTTTCCTCTGAATTGGGCTAAATTG AATGCTTGGGTATTCACTGGTATAGGCTTATCTTATGCCTTGAGTAGCGCGTTATTAGCATGGTCTATATGGGAATACCACAGTGGAGGCTGGGTGCCAAAACGTACTCGTTCTCAGTTGTCCGCTGCCGCAGCACTCGGTCTGTCGTGTGCTATTTTAGCATTCTTACTTTCATGGATACACGGTCGCAGCGGCTCTAGTTGTAGGAGTCCAGACAGTCGTAGTCATACGCCGACGCAACTTTATAAACCTGTTGATAATTCTTCCTCTTCTGGA GTCACCCTCAAAGAGCGTAGCCCGAAGAGGCCTACTTCGTGGGTTGTGAAAAATCAACAGTCGAAGAAACAAAATGCGGACAGTGATACGAATACAAACAACGGTCATCATGATAACGATAATCATGCAAAGTATAAACAAGGTGTTAATAGAAAAGATCATTGGGCTTCTGCAAGGCAACATTTTTTACCTTCCGAGGAAACCGAGGATGCTCAAAGAGATGACATGGACATTGAAAGGAGAAGAAGAAGACGAAGAAGAGACGGTGATACCAGTTCAACGGGCGATGAGAATTTAATAAGTACCAAAACTGATAGTGGTCACGTCACGGACGATAATAAAACTAGACGGGTACCGCGAAAACTGCCTCTGCAATCGGTAGATCAATCTCGGCCTTGGCTCAGTACCGAAAACAGAGGCATGCAAGTTAGAAATAAAAGTTCTCAAATGCCAGTGAACAGTAACGCACAGGGCTATTGTGGCGTGAACGAATCCAGTTCGATGCAAGTGACTCAAAATGGTTTTCACTGGGAGATGGAGTGTACGTCCAGCAACAGTATCGAAAAGGCGGAGATTTCTATGGCACGCACTGCCATGTGGTCTAGCCAATGGCAACCGCCGCCCGACGACGTTCAACCTTGTTCTAGCAAAACCATTGATCCTTACAGCTTTGCCTGA
- the LOC143343070 gene encoding uncharacterized protein LOC143343070 produces the protein MEIRKSNDIAMENKDIMANVASVFENFPLPRTVLQHGSKNTSIVSAINRLLSMYHPDDGVAAYERALQTLLVLTENFDSNTQQQMISMVPLPKGASNEAIKDIMCKITGIIKTANSMTTYQKITVIPEDKINKEVSTEKSKINLNQNSLVNSSSQNVELDENFVPSVPEVFRGFPSNEISMIHSHVRNVNYVYDTLNYNIPCIEPCIDVRQTLPSKTNIEEESLKYQSNLQFKWIHTPHLLCKNNTCEVTTPNYQQSFLESVDNKYFQLPIDKVNNYKQWNIANVSHIPHQKSTYFKKKLCKTGIISSKQSKMEISNMQTGTSISKSEINCRENLHNVDQDLKKYICNINDNKICNMETQKRFELTVKPEQQAIQEDIFKMDVVCWNEKINTIINSQVPEKDNFPMDNFIVHRKLKTSLQKFLKRAEQETFINSEFPILSQTKSMQTVSATSKCWKFVTQKNLENKNPLDSSITGDTSSSNGTKKLSARKALGLSNIYPKLAQLQMLQKSLNIVLGKAQTVKCEKKDTENLPYKSAVKRTEQNNVNILQQTASVTKLSTFKKQYYDTLLNIQQAKVAVANSLAISSVENSTKYDPYYSNRSYQQQQLLQQHGQLIVNPQFAVHTMAQSKLSNIHNAPYTWVRYNDWRHPTVRQLQFPQQSPFHHSRNKENSILHYVKTVDIQCFAQDKSKEMKQCVQRKKLEDIVGKLKEIENININD, from the exons ATGGAAATAAGGAAGTCCAATGATA TTGCTATGGAAAATAAGGACATCATGGCAAATGTTGCTTCTGTATTTGAAAACTTCCCATTACCAAGGACAGTTTTGCAACATGGTTCAAAAAATACAAGTATTGTTAGTGCAATAAATAGATTACTGAGTATGTATCATCCTGATGATGGTGTAGCTGCATACGAACGTGCGTTACAAACTCTTCTTGTTTTAACTGAGAATTTTGATAGTAATACTCAGCAACAGATGATTTCTATGGTGCCATTGCCAAAAGGTGCTtcaaatgaagcaataaaagacATAATGTGTAAAATTACTGGCATAATTAAAACAGCTAATAGCATGACCACGTATCAAAA AATTACTGTTATTCCTGAagacaaaattaataaagaagTTTCAACTGAGAAGTCGAAGATTAATCTAAATCAAAACAGTTTGGTCAATTCATCTTCTCAAAATGTTGAACTGGATGAGAAT TTTGTACCTTCGGTACCTGAAGTATTTCGAGGTTTTCCTTCTAATGAAATTTCTATGATTCACAGTCATGTAAGAAATGTGAATTATGTGTACGATACGTTAAATTATAATATTCCATGCATAGAACCTTGTATTGATGTTAGACAAACTTTACCATCAAAAACTAACATAGAAGAAGAATCACTGAAGTATCAGTCAAACTTACAATTTAAGTGGATTCATACACCCCATCTCTTGTGTAAGAATAATACTTGTGAAGTTACTACACCCAATTATCAACAAAGTTTCCTCGAATCAGTGgacaataaatattttcaattacccATTGATAAAGTCAATAATTATAAGCAGTGGAATATAGCTAATGTGTCTCATATCCCACATCAG AAAAGTacatattttaaaaagaaattatgtAAAACTGGGATAATATCGAGTAAACAAAGTAAAATGGAGATTTCAAACATGCAAACAGGAACGTCCATTTCAAAATCAGAAATAAACTGTCGTGAAAATTTACATAACGTGGatcaagatttaaaaaaatatatatgtaacataaacgataataaaatttgtaatatggAAACACAAAAACGTTTTGAGCTAACAGTGAAACCTGAACAACAAGCAATACAAGAAGATATATTCAAAATGGATGTTGTGTGCtggaatgaaaaaataaatacaataataaatagTCAG GTGCCTGAAAAAGATAATTTTCCAATGGATAATTTTATAGTGCATAGAAAACTTAAAACTAGCTTGCAAAAGTTTTTAAAACGTGCAGAACAGGAAACTTTTATTA attcAGAGTTTCCAATATTGTCCCAAACAAAGTCGATGCAAACAGTTTCTGCTACATCCAAATGTTGGAAATTTGTTACTCAGAAGAACCTAGAAAACAAAAACCCATTAGATTCTTCGATAACCGGCGATACGAGCTCATCGAACGGCACAAAGAAATTGAGTGCAAGAAAAGCGTTAGGATTGTCAAATATTTACCCAAAACTAGCTCAATTGCAAATGCTTCAGAAGAGTTTAAATATTGTTCTCGGTAAAGCGCAAacagtaaaatgtgaaaaaaagGACACAGAAAATTTACCATACAA ATCTGCAGTGAAGCGAACGGAACAAAATAACGTGAATATTTTACAACAAACTGCATCTGTTACAAAGTTATCTACCTTTAAGAAACAGTACTATGATACATTGCTGAATATTCAGCAAGCTAAAg TGGCAGTGGCAAATTCCTTGGCAATATCATCTGTGGAAAATTCCACTAAATATGATCCATATTATTCAAATCGCTCGTACCAGCAGCAGCAATTGTTGCAACAACATGGACAATTAATTGTAAACCCACAATTTGCAGTGCATACTATGGCACAATCAAAATTATCAAACATACACAACGCTCCGTACACTTGGGTGAGGTATAATGATTGGAGACATCCAACGGTGCGGCAATTGCAATTCCCACAACAG TCCCCGTTTCACCATTCAAGGAACAAAGA GAATTCTATACTACATTATGTAAAAACAGTGGATATTCAGTGTTTTGCACAAGATAAAAGTAAGGAAATGAAGCAATGCGTACAACGTAAAAAATTAGAAGACATAGTCGGAAAATTAAAGGAGATAgaaaacattaatataaatgatTAA